In one window of Ovis aries strain OAR_USU_Benz2616 breed Rambouillet chromosome 3, ARS-UI_Ramb_v3.0, whole genome shotgun sequence DNA:
- the PCBP1 gene encoding poly(rC)-binding protein 1: protein MDAGVTESGLNVTLTIRLLMHGKEVGSIIGKKGESVKRIREESGARINISEGNCPERIITLTGPTNAIFKAFAMIIDKLEEDINSSMTNSTAASRPPVTLRLVVPATQCGSLIGKGGCKIKEIRESTGAQVQVAGDMLPNSTERAITIAGVPQSVTECVKQICLVMLETLSQSPQGRVMTIPYQPMPASSPVICAGGQDRCSDAAGYPHATHDLEGPPLDAYSIQGQHTISPLDLAKLNQVARQQSHFAMMHGGTGFAGIDSSSPEVKGYWASLDASTQTTHELTIPNNLIGCIIGRQGANINEIRQMSGAQIKIANPVEGSSGRQVTITGSAASISLAQYLINARLSSEKGMGCS, encoded by the coding sequence ATGGATGCCGGTGTGACTGAAAGTGGACTAAATGTGACTCTCACCATTCGGCTGCTTATGCACGGAAAGGAAGTAGGAAGCATCATTGGGAAGAAAGGGGAGTCGGTTAAGAGGATCCGCGAGGAGAGTGGCGCGCGGATCAACATCTCGGAGGGGAATTGCCCGGAGAGAATCATCACTCTGACCGGCCCCACCAATGCCATCTTTAAGGCCTTCGCTATGATCATCGACAAGCTGGAAGAAGATATCAACAGCTCCATGACCAACAGCACGGCGGCCAGCAGGCCCCCGGTCACCCTGAGGCTGGTGGTGCCGGCCACCCAGTGCGGCTCCCTGATTGGGAAAGGCGGGTGTAAGATCAAAGAGATCCGCGAGAGTACCGGGGCCCAGGTCCAGGTGGCGGGGGATATGCTGCCCAACTCCACCGAGCGGGCCATCACCATTGCTGGCGTGCCGCAGTCTGTCACCGAGTGTGTCAAGCAGATCTGCCTGGTCATGCTGGAGACGCTCTCCCAGTCTCCGCAAGGGAGAGTCATGACCATTCCGTACCAGCCCATGCCGGCCAGCTCTCCAGTCATCTGCGCGGGCGGCCAAGATCGGTGCAGCGACGCTGCGGGCTACCCCCACGCCACTCATGACCTGGAGGGACCACCTCTAGATGCCTACTCGATTCAAGGACAACACACCATTTCTCCGCTCGATCTGGCCAAGCTGAACCAGGTGGCAAGACAACAGTCTCACTTTGCCATGATGCACGGCGGGACCGGATTCGCCGGAATTGACTCCAGCTCTCCAGAGGTGAAAGGCTATTGGGCAAGTTTGGATGCATCTACTCAAACCACCCATGAACTCACCATTCCAAATAACTTAATTGGCTGCATAATCGGGCGCCAAGGCGCCAACATTAATGAGATCCGCCAGATGTCCGGGGCCCAGATCAAAATTGCCAACCCAGTGGAAGGCTCTTCTGGTAGGCAGGTTACTATCACTGGTTCTGCTGCCAGTATTAGTCTGGCCCAATATCTAATCAATGCCAGGCTTTCTTCTGAGAAGGGCATGGGGTGCAGCTAG